The DNA region TGCGAACAGAACATTCTACCACAACATCCTGCTGGCCGCCCTGGAGCTTTTGGTGGCGCTGACACGGCCGCTGGTCCTGGACACGGAGCGGGCCTCTGCGGCGAAGATCGACCTGTACatcaagctgaaaaaatcacaCGTCCGGTACAAAGACCGCATTCTCAACTACGAAGCTGGACGATGTCTGAAAAGCGTTGTGGGGCTGACAATCCCCATCCTGAGCACGCCTAGAGACCAGCGGAGCCCCAAGGACACGGTGATCCTAAATCTGTGTCTGAATCTTTTCCGCAACGTGCTGCGCATCGAGCCGGCGGACACAACGGTGGGGACGCGGCGCAGCACTTCCAAGACGCAGCAGGTCAACGACAACATGCCGAACGGCGTGAGCAGGGAAGATATCAGTTTCTCGCACACGGTGTGCGTTTTCCGCGAAAACAAGGTGCTGCGGTTTGTGCAGACGATCACGGCAGGACTGGGACgcgagtttgacgagcGCGTGCTCGGCAGCGTGTGTCTCGACACCTACTTCTACCTGCTCTACGGTCTCGACCCAGCCACTGTGGCGGTGCAGCCGACCGACGGTGCGCGTGGCGGTGCAGCTTCCGTGCTGACTCTTGGCTCCGCTCTGGAGCACGAAAAGCtactcaagaaaaagctgctgaGCAACAACGTGACGCGCCACGCCAACTTCGGCACGTTGCTGAGCATTCGGCAGGGCGACGAGCCCGTGCTGACGGTGTCGGGCCAGACACGGCTGATCCACGCCGACctgctcgagcagctggacgccGGCGTTTCCAAGAAGGCCGTGGCGGCGCGGCAGACGGCCAACAAGAACGAGAGCACGCGGTCGGACTTTGACCGGCGGCTGGGCGCAGAGCGTGCAAAACAGCTCTCCCGCGACGCACATGGCGTTGTCCGTGAATTTTGCACCGATTTTGTGGAGGCCGGGTTCGGCCCGCTGCTGCGCGCGTTGCGGCGCGTCGTGCTAGGCGAGCGCACCTCGTTTGCCGCGTTTGTGGAATTCCACTTCTTTTACGTCGTTTCGTGGGTGCTGAAGTACGAGCGACTGCTCCGTGAACACCACGCCGATCACGTGTTCCGGCTCGGCTACGTCCAGGACGCGCTGAGCCACGACATGCTGCGGCTCGTTGTCAAGAACAGCCTGCCGTTGTACCTCCAAAACCGCGAGCACAGTCTTTTGCGCGTCGCTGTCGGCTGTTTCCGCGAGATGCTGCTCACCGTCGTGGACATGCACCGCCTGCGGCCGGAGGACTACTCCGGCCTCTCgccagagcagcaggacgagctggacgcGTACACGGCTGCGGCCGAGCAACTGCTGCGGCTGACGTTCTCCGCCGAAGACGACATCGAGGTGCTTTTCCATGTCGTCCACGACGCTCACAAGGTGTCACTGGCGCACGCGCTCGACATGATTGAGTACACTCATgtgctgctcaaggtgcTGCAGTACCTTGCGGACCTGCCGACACCGCTCGCGATGGGCAGAAAACGCCGTGGCCGCtcgcagcagcagcagcaagacTCCGACTCCGACAGCATGGACGACGCGCGGCTGAAACGGTATTTGCAGTTCGACCGCGCGCGCTACGAGGTGTACGAgcgcaagctgctgcatgAGCGCGTGGTGGGCTGCTACGTGTCTGTCTTTGCCAAGTTTGGTGAGCTGAGCGAACCGCAAATGCGCAGATGTATCTCCTATTTCAACCGCAtcatgctgaaaaaagacgagcactttttcaagctgctaCGGCTCGATTTCATGCTGGCTCTGCACGACATAAAGGACGCCGTGTTTGGCCCCGCCGTGAGGCGCGATCTCGGCCGTCTGCTCGGCTACTACATGCACACGCTCGAGAAAAAATGGGCCCAGACCGACGCCGTGCTGCTCGACCTGCTGACGCTCGGCCAGGACCACGACCGCGGCGTGCGCGCATACCTGGAAACAGGCGATTTGGATGAGTGGCGTGCACGCGAGCACGCACAACGCGGCGCCGACGTGGCGTTTGCAACACCAGGCCTGTCGTACTCGCACAAGGTGAGCGTGCTTGCGAGCGCACTCGTGTATCGCGACCACGGCAGTCTGCTGGAGACGCTGACGGCGCTGCTGCGGACACgtgacgacgacgagctcgtgctggacgaccgCGCGGCGCTGCGCAGCGGCGTATTccggctgctgctcgcCACAGTGGGCTTCCGTCTCGCGCCCGGCCGCGCTGTGCTGCCCCGCGACGCCGACGCgggtcacgtgaccgcGACggtggagctgctggagcaggcgCGGGAGCAGCCGCTGgagagcgacgaggtggaggccgagctggtggaggagggGCAGGAGCCGCGGGAGCAGCGCGACGACGACTCAGCGCGTTTTGACGATCTCGGCTCGGACAACGACCTGGAGACGCTGAACCGTGTTTCGGAGACCATAGACCGGCTGGACGTGTTGGAGGCGGcgctggagaaaaatacGGGCAAGAGACGGCGCGACCCCGAGGCGGACAAAGTGCGGTTTGCGGCCGCCGGACGCAAGCGCAAGGGCCGTGCTACCAAGACGAAGCGGCGCAAGAGTGCGCCGAAGCACGACGGGCCGAAACAGCATCTGTCGTCGAAGTACGTTGactcggacgacgacgcgTCGGACGCAGAGAAAGAAGCCGAGTTTTTCCGGCGggaagagcagctgcagGCGCTGATCCAGGCGAACGGCGGCGTGATCAGTCCGGAGCAGTTCCAGCGACTTCTGGGCGGTGGCGGGCAGCAGAGGAGTATGGTAGACTTGAGCGAAAATGAGGAGAGCTCATTGAGCGGAAGCGAAAGCGAGGGCAGCACTCAGGGG from Ogataea parapolymorpha DL-1 chromosome V, whole genome shotgun sequence includes:
- a CDS encoding Topoisomerase 1-associated factor 1 — protein: MDSSSDRGLEDDLDFDNDFQHTPLSDYEAGEATKQSGAFDAAKFELEAQQALKSQILILCSALGGADDTGKYVLGADALACLKDIKRWIKVVDDASDTWNVASACDDNGLVVNDLVPILVQLPARAVDANRTFYHNILLAALELLVALTRPLVLDTERASAAKIDLYIKLKKSHVRYKDRILNYEAGRCLKSVVGLTIPILSTPRDQRSPKDTVILNLCLNLFRNVLRIEPADTTVGTRRSTSKTQQVNDNMPNGVSREDISFSHTVCVFRENKVLRFVQTITAGLGREFDERVLGSVCLDTYFYLLYGLDPATVAVQPTDGARGGAASVLTLGSALEHEKLLKKKLLSNNVTRHANFGTLLSIRQGDEPVLTVSGQTRLIHADLLEQLDAGVSKKAVAARQTANKNESTRSDFDRRLGAERAKQLSRDAHGVVREFCTDFVEAGFGPLLRALRRVVLGERTSFAAFVEFHFFYVVSWVLKYERLLREHHADHVFRLGYVQDALSHDMLRLVVKNSLPLYLQNREHSLLRVAVGCFREMLLTVVDMHRLRPEDYSGLSPEQQDELDAYTAAAEQLLRLTFSAEDDIEVLFHVVHDAHKVSLAHALDMIEYTHVLLKVLQYLADLPTPLAMGRKRRGRSQQQQQDSDSDSMDDARLKRYLQFDRARYEVYERKLLHERVVGCYVSVFAKFGELSEPQMRRCISYFNRIMLKKDEHFFKLLRLDFMLALHDIKDAVFGPAVRRDLGRLLGYYMHTLEKKWAQTDAVLLDLLTLGQDHDRGVRAYLETGDLDEWRAREHAQRGADVAFATPGLSYSHKVSVLASALVYRDHGSLLETLTALLRTRDDDELVLDDRAALRSGVFRLLLATVGFRLAPGRAVLPRDADAGHVTATVELLEQAREQPLESDEVEAELVEEGQEPREQRDDDSARFDDLGSDNDLETLNRVSETIDRLDVLEAALEKNTGKRRRDPEADKVRFAAAGRKRKGRATKTKRRKSAPKHDGPKQHLSSKYVDSDDDASDAEKEAEFFRREEQLQALIQANGGVISPEQFQRLLGGGGQQRSMVDLSENEESSLSGSESEGSTQGSGVPARRGRAVIDEDEDE